One segment of Candidatus Manganitrophus noduliformans DNA contains the following:
- a CDS encoding TraC family protein: MRIPNILNLFGSRGGLTVAELKEMTYRNKFSDYLPWVAYDAESRTYINIDDTAGFLWECAPLAFAGEKTETTLQALFRIAFPEGSILQFILYADSHIDPFLHSYRQCKTRENPIIRNTTEAACRYFREGTKGLPSLSGIPIRNFRLFVSAKLPVDAKGMPARKFEEIHATIEETLRGASLYPEAVSPHSLLDWMRRLFNADPSLNNDRYDETVPIRKQVILAETGITKNASFMRIGERTFRCTTPRLFPKEVDLFQTNQLFGGCWGLISDGDQIKTPFLYTVNILFHDMKAHLHKKCNIVLWQKGVGSFARSLLRKQEEFQWATDELEKKGGNRFLRVLPMLWVWDSDEKAASESVTRAKRIWESQGYIMQEDKGILPVLFLSSLPFGLYDKGANVDHLDRDFIAQSDSIGAVLPVQSDFAGGGAPVLMFIGRKGQLCGLNIFDKRANNHNIYVAATSGSGKSFFVNYLAYNYYGSYAIIRIIDIGGSYKKIAKMFKGRYLDFKESEKICLNPFTNVSRKNEEDLQGDLSVIAPIVLQMIYSVTGAPPPESAETAMTLIKSAVKWAWDTEGNDAKIDTVFEYLRRFPKYMAEDFESNDAFKQLSQTLAFNLMEWTSGHTFGRLFNGKSTFDISQDEFVVLELEHLKPRKELFKVVTLQVLNEVTRDLYLSDRLRPRMVIFDEAWQFLETGADSMALRDVIKEGYRRARKYRGSFAIITQSLLDSKMFGSVGDVIRGNSAFRFYLESVDFEKAREEKLIDYDPFTMKLLKSTKSSRPKYSEIFMDTPFGCGVVRLVVDSFSYYVYTSDGAEVAEIEAMVNKGMPYEEAIKEMVGKYRS; this comes from the coding sequence ATGCGTATTCCAAATATTCTCAACCTATTCGGGTCACGCGGCGGGCTGACCGTGGCGGAGCTTAAGGAAATGACCTACCGGAACAAATTTTCCGACTACCTCCCCTGGGTCGCCTACGATGCGGAATCCCGAACCTACATCAACATCGACGATACGGCCGGTTTCCTCTGGGAATGCGCGCCGCTGGCGTTCGCGGGGGAGAAGACCGAGACGACGCTTCAGGCCCTTTTTCGGATCGCTTTTCCGGAAGGATCGATCCTGCAGTTCATCCTTTATGCCGACAGCCACATCGATCCGTTTCTTCATTCCTACCGGCAGTGCAAAACCAGGGAGAATCCGATCATCCGCAACACCACGGAGGCCGCCTGCCGGTACTTCAGGGAGGGAACGAAAGGGCTCCCCAGTCTCTCCGGAATACCGATCCGCAACTTCAGGCTCTTTGTCTCCGCCAAGCTTCCGGTCGATGCGAAAGGGATGCCGGCGCGAAAGTTCGAAGAGATTCACGCGACGATCGAGGAGACATTGCGGGGGGCTTCGCTCTATCCGGAAGCGGTCTCCCCCCATAGCCTGCTCGACTGGATGAGGCGGCTGTTCAATGCAGATCCCTCTCTGAACAACGACCGCTACGATGAAACGGTCCCGATCCGAAAACAGGTGATTCTCGCCGAGACCGGGATCACAAAAAACGCCTCTTTCATGCGGATCGGGGAGAGGACGTTTCGGTGCACCACCCCGAGACTCTTTCCGAAAGAGGTCGACCTGTTCCAGACGAACCAGCTGTTCGGCGGCTGCTGGGGGCTGATCTCCGACGGCGATCAGATCAAGACCCCCTTTCTCTATACCGTCAATATCCTCTTTCACGACATGAAGGCGCATCTACATAAGAAGTGCAACATCGTCCTCTGGCAGAAAGGGGTGGGGAGCTTCGCGCGTTCGCTTCTCCGGAAGCAGGAGGAGTTTCAATGGGCCACCGACGAACTGGAAAAGAAAGGGGGGAACCGGTTTTTGCGCGTTCTTCCGATGTTGTGGGTGTGGGATTCCGACGAGAAGGCCGCTTCGGAGTCGGTCACGCGGGCCAAACGGATCTGGGAGTCGCAGGGATACATCATGCAGGAAGACAAAGGGATCCTTCCGGTCCTGTTCCTCTCCTCGCTTCCGTTCGGTCTTTATGACAAAGGCGCGAATGTCGATCATCTCGACCGGGATTTCATCGCGCAGTCCGATTCGATCGGAGCGGTGCTGCCGGTGCAATCGGATTTCGCGGGGGGCGGCGCACCGGTCCTGATGTTCATCGGGAGAAAAGGGCAGCTCTGCGGCCTGAATATCTTCGACAAGCGGGCCAACAACCACAACATCTATGTGGCCGCGACTTCCGGCAGCGGGAAATCGTTCTTCGTCAACTATCTTGCCTACAACTATTACGGGAGCTACGCCATCATCCGGATCATCGATATCGGGGGCTCGTACAAAAAAATCGCCAAGATGTTCAAAGGCCGCTACCTCGATTTCAAAGAGAGCGAGAAGATCTGTCTCAATCCCTTTACGAACGTGAGCCGGAAGAACGAGGAGGATCTGCAGGGAGATCTTTCGGTCATCGCTCCGATCGTGCTGCAGATGATCTACTCGGTCACCGGAGCGCCCCCCCCTGAATCGGCCGAGACCGCGATGACGCTGATCAAGTCCGCCGTGAAATGGGCTTGGGATACCGAAGGGAATGACGCGAAGATCGACACCGTCTTCGAGTATCTGCGCCGGTTCCCCAAGTACATGGCCGAGGATTTCGAGTCGAATGACGCCTTCAAGCAGCTTTCCCAGACGCTGGCGTTCAATCTGATGGAGTGGACCTCCGGACACACCTTCGGCCGCCTGTTCAACGGGAAGTCCACTTTCGATATCTCCCAGGACGAGTTTGTGGTGCTGGAGCTGGAGCACCTGAAGCCCCGGAAGGAACTCTTCAAGGTGGTCACGCTTCAGGTGCTCAACGAAGTCACGCGCGATCTCTATCTGTCGGACCGGTTGAGGCCGCGCATGGTGATTTTCGATGAGGCCTGGCAGTTTTTGGAGACCGGCGCCGACAGCATGGCGCTCAGGGATGTCATCAAGGAGGGGTACCGGCGGGCCCGGAAATACAGGGGCTCTTTCGCGATCATCACCCAGTCGCTGCTCGATTCCAAGATGTTCGGGAGTGTGGGCGATGTCATCCGGGGGAATTCGGCGTTTCGCTTCTATCTGGAATCGGTCGATTTCGAGAAAGCCCGCGAGGAAAAACTGATCGACTACGACCCGTTCACGATGAAACTGCTCAAGAGCACCAAAAGCAGTCGCCCGAAGTATTCCGAAATCTTCATGGACACCCCGTTCGGATGCGGGGTGGTCCGGCTGGTGGTCGACTCGTTCTCATATTATGTCTACACCTCGGACGGAGCGGAGGTCGCGGAGATCGAGGCGATGGTGAACAAGGGGATGCCGTATGAAGAGGCCATCAAAGAGATGGTTGGCAAGTATCGCAGCTAA
- a CDS encoding CHC2 zinc finger domain-containing protein has translation MKQGSVNPFEEVKKRVDLLGLIEKWTGATARRSGKNYTLSRCPFCGGHGCFSITPEKQLYHCFQCPGKAGGDVFDFLCKLRGCDKRAALEELAREAGYPLPSSRASGRDIREAILSQAKEDWNLPQARDAWEYLTQERRLSPDVLKAHDVGYLGDRSRLIGILKKKGFTYEEITNTGILTKGYGDFYEILFGWRASNGTLGGFIAGATKAGLKKLKPEEEEIYPKYKNAAGFQVDSPYNLYYAKRRVPDDATLVIVEGVLDCLQMLSHGLHNTIALGGTAFKEGYGKALEATRFERIILLLDSDRPGRQAVLRLIPFLMRNHPEFALYVTEITAPDPNDETRTIKDPDELIVKLGAEVIRKVIGHPVKAGPWLVLAMRDQHDMKNPLDRDRIFQEVASLWGYVPDEVERKEILRYLADGSELPQEDIRKTIERLAQRALTIGTGGERDLSEANPSRAKEKGPSTETESAELRRRIDDLKAKNRDLAKKNKVLVQAYAAIVLQAKELSRSGLLWHVNRLAEGHVKLLKQLRRDPVKAQSMIGRINEIFEASRLNHLERIKGEIEALCKENEPDAGERAHAEAKGTESH, from the coding sequence ATGAAACAGGGAAGCGTAAATCCATTCGAGGAGGTGAAAAAAAGGGTCGACCTTCTCGGCCTGATCGAGAAATGGACAGGGGCGACCGCCCGAAGATCGGGGAAGAACTATACGCTCTCCCGATGCCCTTTCTGCGGGGGCCACGGCTGCTTTTCGATCACCCCGGAAAAACAGCTCTATCATTGTTTTCAATGCCCCGGCAAAGCGGGGGGAGATGTCTTCGATTTCCTCTGCAAACTCAGAGGTTGCGACAAACGCGCCGCCCTGGAAGAACTGGCGCGGGAAGCTGGCTATCCACTCCCCTCGTCACGCGCTTCCGGGCGGGATATCCGCGAAGCGATCCTCTCTCAAGCAAAAGAAGACTGGAATCTTCCGCAGGCGCGGGACGCATGGGAGTACCTGACGCAGGAAAGGCGACTCTCCCCCGACGTATTGAAAGCACACGATGTCGGCTATCTCGGGGACCGCTCCAGACTGATCGGGATACTGAAGAAGAAAGGATTCACCTATGAGGAAATCACAAACACGGGGATTCTCACGAAAGGGTACGGAGATTTCTACGAGATCCTCTTCGGCTGGCGCGCATCCAATGGAACGCTGGGCGGATTCATCGCGGGGGCGACGAAAGCCGGCTTGAAGAAGCTGAAGCCGGAAGAGGAGGAGATTTATCCGAAATACAAGAACGCCGCGGGCTTTCAGGTCGACTCCCCCTACAATCTCTACTATGCCAAAAGGAGAGTCCCCGATGATGCGACCCTGGTCATCGTCGAGGGGGTCCTCGATTGCCTGCAGATGTTGTCGCATGGGCTTCATAACACGATCGCTCTGGGAGGGACGGCGTTCAAGGAAGGGTATGGAAAAGCGCTGGAGGCGACCCGGTTCGAGCGGATCATTCTATTGCTCGACAGCGACCGGCCCGGGAGACAAGCGGTGTTGCGCCTGATTCCGTTCCTGATGCGGAATCATCCGGAATTCGCTCTCTATGTCACCGAGATCACCGCCCCCGATCCGAACGACGAGACCCGGACAATCAAGGATCCGGATGAATTGATCGTCAAACTCGGGGCTGAGGTAATCAGGAAGGTGATAGGCCATCCGGTCAAAGCGGGCCCCTGGCTGGTCCTGGCGATGCGGGATCAGCATGACATGAAAAATCCACTCGACCGCGACCGGATATTTCAGGAGGTCGCTTCCTTATGGGGTTATGTCCCGGATGAGGTCGAACGGAAGGAGATCCTCCGCTACCTGGCCGACGGATCCGAGTTGCCGCAGGAGGATATTCGAAAAACAATCGAGAGGCTGGCTCAGCGCGCTCTCACGATCGGCACGGGTGGAGAACGGGATCTATCGGAAGCCAACCCGAGCCGGGCGAAGGAGAAGGGGCCATCGACGGAAACAGAATCGGCCGAACTTAGGCGAAGAATCGATGACCTTAAAGCAAAAAACCGGGATCTCGCAAAGAAGAATAAGGTTCTGGTTCAAGCCTATGCCGCCATCGTTCTACAGGCGAAGGAACTCTCCAGGTCCGGTCTTCTCTGGCATGTCAATCGCCTGGCGGAAGGACATGTAAAGCTCTTGAAACAGCTTCGAAGGGACCCAGTGAAAGCACAATCGATGATCGGTCGAATCAACGAGATCTTTGAAGCGTCCCGGCTCAATCACCTGGAACGCATCAAGGGGGAGATTGAGGCTCTGTGTAAAGAGAATGAGCCGGATGCCGGGGAGAGGGCCCATGCCGAGGCAAAAGGGACTGAATCTCACTGA
- a CDS encoding TraB/VirB10 family protein: MTSLREFFSRLSPGQKRGAVLLLLIASVLAVGFTGYKYSRSAGPPAPVSEKKKDLSLEPRLMEKSLFMESQKELRRQEAGLSELRREMEELKKQKREADTNGKEAAVGDQKERFPIPPPPPPGEFRIPPPPAPSPAARPPDPQREILGEIMVVSNPHARTAKANPEEEKKKEKRSVYLPPSFMEATLLTGLDAETVESARGNPEPVLLRIKDLAVLPNRIKANLKGCFVIAHGFGRLSKERVELRLVTLSCLAKDGQAVIDQALKGYIADEDGKNGLRGEVVSRMGSSVARAALAGFFGGAGDAFRAAANTTSVSPLGTTQTVQPGNIGIAAIGGGLSGGSDQLEKLYLDLARQATPIIEIGATKTVTLVVTEGIDLIIKDVCIGGQQCVR; encoded by the coding sequence ATGACTAGCCTGAGAGAGTTCTTCAGCCGTCTCTCCCCAGGGCAGAAAAGGGGAGCGGTTCTTCTTCTGCTGATCGCGTCCGTCCTGGCGGTCGGCTTCACCGGTTACAAATACAGCCGCAGCGCCGGGCCACCGGCCCCCGTCTCGGAGAAAAAGAAGGATCTCTCCTTAGAACCGAGACTGATGGAAAAGTCCCTGTTCATGGAATCCCAGAAAGAGCTGCGCCGGCAGGAGGCGGGCCTCTCCGAGCTTCGCCGGGAGATGGAGGAGTTAAAAAAGCAGAAGAGGGAAGCGGATACAAATGGGAAAGAGGCGGCTGTCGGGGATCAAAAGGAGCGGTTTCCAATCCCTCCGCCTCCCCCTCCGGGGGAGTTCCGCATTCCTCCTCCGCCTGCTCCCTCTCCCGCGGCAAGGCCGCCGGACCCGCAGCGCGAGATTTTAGGGGAGATCATGGTCGTCTCCAACCCCCATGCCAGGACGGCGAAAGCGAACCCGGAGGAGGAGAAAAAAAAAGAGAAGCGGAGTGTTTATCTTCCCCCTTCATTCATGGAGGCAACCTTATTGACCGGGCTCGATGCGGAGACCGTGGAGTCGGCCCGCGGCAATCCCGAGCCGGTGCTCCTCCGGATTAAAGACCTGGCGGTTCTTCCCAACCGGATCAAGGCCAATCTGAAAGGCTGCTTCGTCATCGCGCACGGCTTCGGGAGGCTCTCGAAAGAGCGGGTCGAACTGAGACTGGTGACATTGTCCTGTCTTGCCAAGGACGGTCAGGCGGTCATCGACCAGGCCCTAAAGGGGTATATCGCGGACGAAGACGGGAAGAACGGACTTCGGGGCGAGGTCGTCTCCCGGATGGGATCAAGCGTGGCAAGGGCCGCGCTGGCGGGGTTCTTCGGCGGAGCGGGCGACGCCTTCCGGGCGGCCGCCAACACGACTTCCGTTAGTCCCCTGGGGACGACCCAAACCGTCCAGCCCGGGAACATCGGGATCGCCGCGATTGGAGGGGGCCTCTCCGGAGGATCGGACCAATTGGAGAAGCTCTATCTCGATCTGGCCCGCCAGGCGACGCCGATCATCGAGATCGGGGCGACCAAAACCGTCACGCTGGTGGTGACTGAAGGGATCGATTTGATCATCAAGGATGTCTGCATCGGAGGTCAGCAATGCGTACGATAA
- a CDS encoding type IV conjugative transfer system protein TraE, with protein sequence MKLETYLQGASNKAAENRLLKSVVLIIGVAVVVNTVLLSRAMNAARTILIPPGINGKVEITGDRASEEYVKAFARYVTGLAGSYTPATARAQFEELLVLYSPEAYPEGKKIFYELADRIETAHVTHVYFIQKIAVGKSQIEVSGIRKQFIEATRIDETGMSYLIDYKILDGRFTLLGFSEKTER encoded by the coding sequence ATGAAGCTTGAAACCTATTTACAGGGCGCTTCGAATAAGGCGGCGGAAAACAGGCTGCTCAAATCCGTTGTCCTGATCATCGGAGTCGCCGTCGTCGTCAACACTGTTCTGCTCTCGCGGGCGATGAATGCCGCGCGCACGATTCTCATCCCGCCCGGGATCAACGGCAAAGTGGAGATCACAGGGGATCGCGCTTCGGAGGAGTACGTGAAAGCCTTTGCAAGGTACGTGACCGGCCTGGCGGGAAGCTATACCCCGGCGACGGCACGGGCCCAGTTCGAGGAGTTGCTGGTTCTCTATTCCCCCGAAGCATATCCGGAAGGGAAGAAGATCTTCTATGAGCTGGCCGACCGGATCGAGACGGCGCACGTGACTCACGTCTACTTCATCCAGAAGATCGCCGTGGGAAAATCCCAGATCGAAGTCAGCGGGATCAGGAAGCAATTCATCGAAGCGACCCGGATCGATGAGACGGGGATGAGCTATCTCATCGATTACAAAATCCTGGACGGCAGATTCACCCTTTTGGGTTTTTCTGAAAAGACGGAGAGATAA
- a CDS encoding type IV secretory system conjugative DNA transfer family protein: MNEFESIRLFSDQYFFLLVGALLLFVFVMGARRNSDGRGTGRYATAWEILSRLGNWARFPLSLYAVIAIGAGLSAIIFGWRFSREGLSAWMHPDQTVIILTVSLTVALLLYWILLERFFIQRDKNRFILGTKRIFLPVTLSLPEKDRFEHIRVQGRAGTGKTDGYMFPQLIEDASGDCSAVVLDVKSPEAFEAIGGAWCAKGKKIILFDPYHPDCPGFELLASTTGLDRIEEVVLGKRNTDANDTSIWFDLQERRLFRLMCQLVMGYKDPRQCCLPMVYQLALRGVLALEAAVTYCQDPLLQGEFEHQFQNKPRLPDILSGILNKLDLFSDPKIAAAFSRPDLDLDLLFREPILLIIASPHSNPKARLAASLLLRAIMMRVYDRPVRTKEDGLPLFFYLDEFYALHLPDLADFANTARSARVGIVTYLQAEEQLTRYQPHEVVSIAVNTKTEVALQGCDLPSCKRLSELYGKCLIRDKRIARSWRRGSVTTTAYIEKPLLTVDEIHNMPLGTALLNIGGLHPVWAKLVSSYKTRRFKRRRGLPVEAYRPVMQPLTPPSYRDLDLPGGDPLPPSPSSSTSPGPPRGGEIVGW, translated from the coding sequence ATGAATGAGTTCGAATCGATTCGACTCTTCTCGGATCAATATTTCTTTCTCTTGGTCGGCGCGCTGCTCCTTTTTGTCTTTGTGATGGGGGCCAGGCGGAATTCGGACGGAAGAGGGACGGGACGATACGCCACGGCCTGGGAGATCCTCTCGCGCCTCGGAAACTGGGCCCGCTTCCCCCTCTCTCTCTATGCGGTGATCGCGATTGGCGCCGGCTTGTCGGCGATCATCTTCGGATGGCGTTTCAGCCGGGAGGGCCTCTCCGCTTGGATGCATCCCGATCAGACCGTGATCATTCTCACCGTCTCCCTGACCGTCGCGCTTCTTCTCTACTGGATCCTTCTGGAACGCTTCTTCATTCAGCGCGATAAAAACCGCTTTATTTTGGGAACGAAACGGATCTTCCTCCCCGTGACCCTCTCCCTGCCGGAGAAAGACCGTTTCGAGCACATCCGCGTCCAGGGCCGCGCCGGAACGGGGAAAACGGATGGATACATGTTTCCGCAGTTGATCGAGGATGCGTCGGGCGACTGTTCGGCGGTGGTCCTCGACGTCAAATCGCCGGAGGCTTTCGAGGCGATCGGGGGCGCCTGGTGCGCCAAGGGGAAAAAGATCATCCTGTTCGATCCTTATCATCCCGACTGCCCCGGGTTTGAACTGCTCGCCAGCACAACCGGACTGGACCGGATTGAGGAAGTCGTGCTCGGGAAACGGAATACCGACGCCAACGACACCTCGATCTGGTTCGACCTTCAGGAACGCCGCCTCTTCCGCCTGATGTGCCAATTGGTGATGGGATACAAAGATCCGCGGCAGTGCTGCCTTCCGATGGTTTACCAGCTCGCCCTTCGAGGGGTGCTGGCGCTGGAAGCGGCGGTCACCTATTGCCAGGATCCGTTGCTTCAGGGGGAGTTCGAACACCAATTCCAGAACAAACCACGGCTGCCCGATATCCTCAGCGGGATCCTCAACAAGCTGGATCTCTTCTCCGATCCGAAGATCGCGGCCGCTTTCTCCCGTCCCGATCTCGACCTCGACCTTCTTTTTCGAGAGCCGATCCTCCTGATCATCGCAAGCCCGCACAGCAATCCGAAGGCGCGTCTGGCGGCATCGCTCCTGCTCCGCGCGATCATGATGAGAGTTTACGACCGTCCCGTCCGGACGAAGGAGGATGGACTCCCCCTTTTCTTCTATCTCGATGAGTTCTACGCGCTCCATCTCCCCGACCTCGCCGATTTCGCGAACACGGCGCGGTCGGCCCGGGTCGGCATCGTCACCTACCTCCAGGCGGAAGAGCAGCTGACCCGGTATCAGCCGCACGAGGTCGTCTCGATCGCGGTGAACACGAAGACCGAGGTCGCCCTGCAGGGGTGCGATCTTCCTTCTTGTAAGCGCCTTTCGGAACTCTATGGAAAATGTCTGATCCGGGACAAGCGCATCGCGCGATCGTGGCGGCGAGGCTCCGTCACCACCACGGCATATATCGAAAAGCCGCTGCTGACGGTCGATGAGATCCACAATATGCCGCTCGGCACGGCGCTTCTCAATATCGGAGGATTACATCCGGTTTGGGCCAAGCTCGTCTCCTCTTATAAGACCCGGAGATTCAAACGAAGAAGAGGATTGCCGGTGGAAGCTTACCGGCCGGTCATGCAGCCTTTGACTCCCCCCTCTTATCGGGATCTCGATCTGCCCGGGGGCGATCCGCTCCCCCCCTCTCCTTCGTCGAGCACCTCGCCCGGGCCTCCTCGCGGCGGAGAGATCGTCGGATGGTAG
- a CDS encoding DsbC family protein, whose product MRSRPLLVMFVVLFYPLQLFAEVETKPDDEELIRIRFPEITIEGLGKTEIDGLYEIAFEEKIVYYHPQSGLTIVGEILTKDGISLTARKKAEMTADRIKNLPLEKAIRIGNGKHTVIEVVDPDCPFCRKTAAFFRKRSDVTRYVFLLPITEIHPEAERKSRYILCAPDRKLAYEEVLSGRLDHEAFETCEDAAVSELLEEHKRIGRRLGVRGTPTMWIDGEFVSGADFKKIARILEGN is encoded by the coding sequence ATGAGAAGTAGGCCGCTGCTGGTGATGTTTGTTGTGCTGTTCTATCCCTTGCAGCTCTTTGCGGAAGTGGAAACGAAGCCGGACGACGAAGAACTGATCCGGATCCGATTCCCCGAGATCACGATCGAGGGTCTCGGGAAAACGGAAATCGACGGCCTTTATGAGATCGCCTTCGAGGAGAAGATCGTCTACTACCACCCTCAGAGCGGGTTGACCATCGTCGGAGAGATTCTGACCAAAGATGGGATCAGCCTCACCGCCCGGAAAAAGGCGGAGATGACGGCCGACCGGATCAAAAATCTCCCTCTGGAGAAGGCGATCCGGATCGGGAACGGAAAGCACACGGTGATCGAAGTGGTCGACCCGGACTGTCCGTTTTGCCGAAAGACCGCGGCTTTTTTCAGGAAGCGGTCCGATGTCACCCGGTATGTCTTTCTCCTTCCGATCACGGAGATTCATCCGGAGGCGGAGAGAAAGTCCCGGTACATCTTATGCGCTCCGGATAGAAAACTGGCCTACGAAGAGGTCTTGTCCGGCAGGCTTGATCACGAAGCGTTTGAAACCTGCGAAGACGCCGCCGTTTCCGAGCTGCTGGAAGAGCACAAACGGATCGGCCGGCGGCTGGGAGTACGCGGCACCCCCACGATGTGGATCGACGGAGAGTTCGTCTCCGGAGCCGATTTCAAGAAGATCGCCCGGATTCTGGAAGGGAACTAA
- a CDS encoding type IV conjugative transfer system protein TraL: protein MEKKRFPQYLSAPFQVLWFESDDLVIALIFYVLALLYGGVFWLLIAGGPYAYSSVKKRYPRGFLKHSLYFMGLVRMRGYPDFFETEFYE from the coding sequence ATGGAGAAAAAACGGTTTCCGCAATATTTGAGCGCCCCCTTCCAGGTGCTCTGGTTCGAATCGGACGATCTGGTCATCGCGCTGATTTTCTACGTGCTGGCGCTGCTCTACGGCGGCGTATTCTGGCTTCTGATCGCCGGAGGCCCGTACGCCTACTCCTCGGTGAAGAAAAGATACCCCAGGGGCTTCTTGAAACACAGCCTCTACTTCATGGGGCTGGTGCGGATGCGGGGCTATCCCGATTTCTTCGAGACGGAGTTTTACGAATGA
- a CDS encoding TraK domain-containing protein → MRLFWMVILILSFRLPAWGEAPLEIRQPIPADIGILPEVATPVEMSASDANRIVCADVIEDIVFSKEKGLSIHYTRKDAFLKFQIIKENDRLIYAETPAEVFVVCKESVYRIIAIPKRIPSQTVRLLAGRTDQIKTNRSLMNGLPFEEKVITLVKWVYTDAIPESLTVKRSQERFDLFRDIDLTLIRTVTVEGEGLTVREFLAKATSGRVELKEKDFLRAELARKPVAITVDRFTLSAGQSARIFIVEQGGIDD, encoded by the coding sequence ATGCGGTTATTTTGGATGGTCATCCTGATACTCAGTTTCCGGCTTCCGGCCTGGGGCGAGGCGCCGCTGGAGATCCGGCAGCCGATTCCCGCCGATATTGGGATTCTCCCGGAGGTGGCCACGCCGGTGGAGATGAGCGCGTCCGACGCCAACCGGATCGTCTGCGCCGATGTCATCGAAGACATCGTCTTCTCCAAAGAAAAAGGGCTCTCCATCCATTACACCCGGAAAGACGCTTTCCTGAAATTCCAGATCATCAAAGAGAACGACCGACTGATTTACGCTGAAACCCCCGCGGAGGTCTTTGTCGTCTGCAAAGAGAGCGTCTACCGGATCATTGCGATTCCGAAACGGATCCCTTCGCAAACCGTCCGGCTGCTCGCCGGAAGGACCGACCAGATCAAGACCAACCGGTCGTTGATGAACGGGCTCCCGTTCGAGGAGAAGGTGATCACGCTGGTCAAATGGGTCTATACCGACGCGATCCCGGAGAGCTTGACGGTAAAGCGCTCCCAAGAGAGGTTCGATCTTTTTCGCGATATCGATCTGACGCTGATCCGGACCGTGACGGTGGAAGGGGAAGGGCTGACCGTCAGGGAGTTTCTGGCCAAGGCCACCTCCGGGCGCGTGGAATTGAAGGAGAAGGATTTCCTCCGGGCGGAGCTGGCCCGAAAGCCGGTGGCGATCACCGTCGATCGATTCACGCTGTCTGCGGGGCAGAGCGCCCGGATCTTCATCGTCGAGCAGGGAGGGATCGATGACTAG
- a CDS encoding OmpA family protein: MKLSSKNALPIILIGYFSFASPEAGAVEIIKTPYRYPSDMEVAIEAAETFVLCDCKAAPPLAVKPREIPIALKVTEPFHFTLPAPIREEPVQEEGGSAGGGEMREGEPDSTLTAPAGDDSGPAIILFGFNEKRITPEQEKEILKAADRIKKSGGEVNVFGHTCDLGGSDQNDRISRERAERVAAILKERAVTVAEIAGKGSCCPRSTDRRLNRRVEIFVTKNGGDHEK, translated from the coding sequence ATGAAACTTTCCTCAAAAAACGCTCTCCCGATCATCCTGATCGGATATTTTTCGTTCGCTTCTCCGGAGGCCGGGGCGGTTGAAATCATAAAAACTCCGTATCGGTATCCATCCGATATGGAGGTCGCCATCGAGGCCGCCGAAACGTTTGTCCTCTGCGACTGCAAGGCCGCTCCTCCCTTGGCCGTAAAGCCGAGAGAGATCCCGATCGCGTTGAAGGTGACGGAGCCGTTCCACTTCACCCTCCCGGCCCCGATCAGGGAAGAGCCGGTTCAGGAAGAGGGAGGAAGCGCCGGCGGGGGAGAAATGAGGGAAGGGGAGCCGGATTCGACTCTGACCGCTCCGGCCGGAGACGATTCGGGGCCGGCGATCATCTTGTTCGGGTTCAATGAGAAGCGGATCACCCCGGAGCAAGAAAAGGAGATCTTAAAAGCGGCGGACCGGATCAAAAAGTCGGGGGGAGAAGTGAACGTCTTCGGCCATACCTGCGATCTCGGGGGGAGCGACCAAAACGACCGCATCTCTCGCGAACGGGCGGAGAGGGTCGCCGCGATATTAAAAGAGCGCGCTGTCACGGTGGCGGAGATCGCGGGAAAAGGAAGCTGCTGCCCCCGGTCCACCGACCGGCGGCTCAATCGCAGGGTGGAAATCTTTGTCACGAAAAACGGAGGGGACCATGAGAAGTAG
- a CDS encoding TraV family lipoprotein, whose protein sequence is MRTITFILFLMMPAGCSVFNPYNGDFTCPKTFNGRCVSPKQAYRESVESTPGKEEEAIRPLKNLEKDFNMRGSVSETTYQNALFEKLTSLLKEPTTPMIAPPQIVRVLILPYEGEGAKLFMPRYVYVIIDEPKWVLGNKDLLNDIKSGRTEHLPAK, encoded by the coding sequence ATGCGTACGATAACCTTCATTCTGTTTTTGATGATGCCCGCCGGCTGCTCTGTCTTCAATCCATACAATGGCGATTTCACCTGTCCGAAGACGTTCAACGGGAGATGCGTCTCTCCCAAACAGGCCTACCGGGAGTCGGTGGAAAGCACCCCCGGAAAAGAGGAGGAGGCGATCAGGCCGTTGAAGAATTTAGAGAAAGATTTCAACATGAGGGGCTCCGTATCCGAGACGACCTACCAAAATGCGCTCTTCGAGAAGCTGACCTCCTTGCTGAAGGAGCCGACGACCCCCATGATCGCTCCGCCCCAGATTGTGCGCGTGCTGATTCTTCCCTACGAAGGGGAAGGGGCCAAACTGTTCATGCCGCGCTATGTCTACGTCATTATCGATGAGCCGAAGTGGGTGCTCGGGAACAAGGACCTGCTTAATGACATAAAAAGCGGCCGGACGGAACACCTGCCGGCGAAATAA